TATAGTATCCCATATGCACATGTTACTCTGTcacttttgtattttaacttcTTCACACCTCTATGTAGAGATATTCTAGGACTGTCCTAATCGGCCAAAACAGATTATGCTTATAGCTATGGTCAGACTTTAATCAAATAGTAATGTCTGAGCCTGACCTCTGCCACTTTTTATCTGTGTAACCATGGGCCAGTTGCTTAATGTCTGAGATGTCCCAgctctgtaaaataggaatactGTATAATACCTCATAGATGGTGGATTATAAAAAGATTAAATCAAACAGTTGGCTATGCTTGGCAGCATAAAAGCTCACTAAACAGTATTTATCATCTTTGTGTCTATACCACCAATACTCTCAATACTTGTGGACGGACTGATAACTTGAGAAGGTAAGGACACAAGCAagccttctttccctccttctggAATGCTAATGTGGAGAAATGGAGGTAGCGTCAGCTGTTACACCCAGTGAACCAGGCAGGGCCAGCATGGTGGATTATTGAGGCAAATACAGATTGctaattattttggaaaagagCAGGGATGTCTTCCTCTTCCACATTTTGTTGAGTGGATTCCCACCATCCACACTCTCAAGCCAGAAATTCAAGCATTATCTAAGATTCTTTCCTTCCACTCATTCTGCCACATCATATTAGTTGACAAGATGGCGATCTACTGTACTTTCAAAATGCCATACTTCATCAAGCCTAAGATGCCATCCACTGTTAAGACAAACCATTATTAAACGATGACATACTACTGACATCTAGAAGCATCTAGGTCTGAGAGATTAAAACGTAGGGGAAGAAAAGTACGTTTACAATGGATGAAACACACCACCTCTCAGTCCATCACCATCTTTGTTCAAACCTCCaacatctcttgcctggactggGTTGGAGGCTCCCAGTGGTTCCTCCCCCACTCATCCTCCACTGCCAAGATGAGCTTTCTAAAAAGGCCAATTTTACCAACTCCCTACCCTCAACCCTTCAATTAGCTCTCCTCTCATACCCACCTGGCCAATATTCTTCACTTTAGCTGCAATTCCCCAAATGTCATATTGCTTCTTGTCAGTGTCCCTCACGTGCTATTTTTTGTCTAGAATTGCTTTTCATCCCATTCCTCATCTACCTATCTCCTAGCTGTTAGAAGTTAAGAGTGTTCTGGCTGGGACCTATCTCACTCCACCCTTCCCGACTGGCAGGATCACTCTGGTTGATATGGCTTGTTAAGTGGATATCCCTTTGTTCATTCACAAATAAACTCCATCCAAAAATAAACCCTACCCTAACCCCCAAAGACAACCTTCCTACAGAGACGACAGTTGGAGCCTCCAAACAAGCTCtaactcttgtttctttttcaacaCCCAAGCAGGTGTCAGCTCTTCCAAAAAGTCTTCTCAAATTCTCCAAACTGAGTTAAGCAGCCCTCCCCGGTGCTCCATGATATTCCATGTGCACCTCTATCATAGTCCTTCTTATACCATGTTGTAATGGCTGACTTGCTTTCTCCCCCACTAGACCGTGAGCTTCCTGGAAACGGGTCTGTCTTACTCACCTGTGTCATTCTCCAGCATCTGGAACCTGGAAGGCACTTAAAACTCAGTAATTAAGTATTCCTCACTtatagatggatagatgagtgAAAAATGGTTACTGTTTATAATCACTGGGTCCTAGTCCCCCTAGGAGATGCTACCTCCAAAATCACTTCACAGTGCCACTAACTTTCTCTAAGCTTGGTAACTGGCTTAATGAGGAAAGCACAATGGCACTACCTGGTGGTCAGTGTAGGGAGCACGCCTTATTGAACAAAAGAAAGTTTGTTTTGAATCACTGTTCTCTTctgctccagtggttaggaaatGTCAAGGGTGAGGTGGATCTGTAGCAGTATTCACAAAACTTAAAAATGCAATATCCCctgtaacaaagtaaaaaaattttaaaaagtgaggtcGGTTTGCATTTTCAAGACAACCAGGAAACTGCAATGACACCACCTGGTGGTCAGTGCCAGGAGCACACCTTATTGAACGGAAGAAAGTTTGCTCCTGAATCACAGGGCTCTctgttccagtggttaggatagATGTCAAGGGTGAGGtggatttgcattttcaaaagatCAAGCTGATGACTGAATACAGAATGTACTGGAGAAGGGaccagaggaggaagcaggaacaCTAGGGGGAGGTTATTTTGTCAGAGCTGAGAGTCGTGTCCAGATCTGTGACTTCAGAGCCACCAAGCCTAACCACTTTGTAATACTGCCTCTTCTACCCAcagccttccttctccctctcaaCTGAGCACTGCGTCATACAGATTCTAAGATTCAAGGATTTCCACCTTCTGGTATTCATACCCTTAGGTAATTACCTCCCTTGAGTGTGGGCCGGCCTAGTGACTTGTTTCTAATTGAGCACAGCCAAGGTATGAGATGTCGCTGCCATAACTTCTATCCTGCTAGCAGACTCTCATCCTTGTTGGCTTTGATGAAGACAGTTGCCATGTTGGTAAGACTCATGTAGCAAAGAACTAAGGGCAGCCTCTGGCTAACAGTTCATTAGTAAACAGAGCTCCACAGTCCTACAAACCCTTGAGGAACTGAAATTCTGCCAACAATTTAAGTGAGCTGGGAAGCAGATCCTTCTtcagttgagccttcagatgaggaCACAGGCCTGGCCAGTAATTcgactgcagccttgtgagaaaAGAAaccctgaagcagaggacccagttaagTGTGCCTGAACTCCTGATCCATAGAAActctgaaataataaatgtgtgttgtttaaagccactaagtttgtggtaactaATGCAGCAATGGGTAACAAAGCACCTACTAAAAATGTCATTATCATGCAAGTCAAAACCTTCTGAAAATCTGGGAAACTTTCTGTAGTAAGAATCAACTACTATAccactagtgtgtgtgtgtgtgtgtgtcccattTCCTGCAGCCTCCCAGCCAGAGGCTTTCGCGGCTGCCTCCACAGAGCATCCTCCTGTGAACTGAGTGACCAAGTATCATCTGTGCGACCTTGACAGAATCTAGTCCCAACCTCTGCTAGGCCTTTGTGGACCATTTACAGCTCACAAGGAGCGAAGCTTATAAGGAAAGGCCACTAACACCAGGATGAGATTGTGGCATTACCAAGCAGGTCAACACAAAGGACATTCATCCCCAGAAAGGAACTTGGGCAATTTGATTTCAAGTACAGATCTCTCACTCCTTTTACAGCATGTTGTAATAGATTATATGGCACTGAAGGAAGTACAGCAATGCTGGCTATGCTATCAATTTAGCTAATTCCACTGAACAAACAGGAAGTGAGGTAGAGTCCCACAAGAGCTCAGTCAGAATCAGCATAGAGTAACTCAGCCAAAAAGCTTCTGTTAAGTTCCTGAATAATTCAGGTCAAAATGAATTATAACCTGAGTTAACTCATAATCAACAGGTTggctgtttttcttgtttctcaccCACTGTCCTACTCTCTTTTCCACAATATTCTAAAGTTGCCACTTAATGGATTCTTCCTGCTGCAGATGGCGGAACTCTGGATCTCCTGCTCAGTGGGGCTAGAAAGTGGATTCATAACATTGTTAGAGGTAGCCTCCAAAATCTCTTCCAAGTCTAAAATTCTGTGAGTTTAGAGGCTGACTGTCCCGAAACCTGGCCATTGCTGCTGCCTCAAATTCTGCAGTCATCCTAGCTCAGCAGAAAGAGTAGAATGGGACAAGCCAAACCTTATCAATCGTGTAGAAATACCAGAACCACACACTCGCTCGCGAGCCAAGCCAAGCTGTTTATCTTCCACCAGTACCCAACATTCTGGTTCCCAGACGAATCTGAAGCTGGAGTTGCACCAACTGTTAAATAGCCACAACCCCAATTTCAAAAACACTTCTAGTTACTAAGAGACTAACAACAGTCCTCTCTGGAAAATGACTTGCCAATCTTTTCGAGGGAAGAAGAAACCCTTCTTTCTCTAATGCTCTGACTTATGGGAGAACAGATGGAGATAAAGAAGGAAAGTACACTGGCCAGTACTCTGAAACTGACTAGTTGAATATCTGTGACCTGGAAAGGATCCCAAAAGAGACTGATGTGATTCTTTACCATCCCAACTAAAAGTAATAACGACAGCAATTACATTCACACAGGACCACCTTCAAAGAAGTTCATGATTCCCCTACATGCCCTCGATTCTCACGCCACCTCCCATCAAGGCAGAGGCTGGGGCAACACGGAGGTGACAGGTCCTATAGCCATGACAGCCTTTGTCAGAGTCCACTCTCAGTGGAAGTGAAGCCCCGGAAGCTGGGTTCAGCGCTTGGAGGCAGAGCCACTGGCTGGCTTGGCAACTTGTTCACGATGCTGATTTTAGCATCCTGCTTCTCAGCGTTCTCATATGGAGCCCAGGACAAGTCGTGCTGCAGCTTGTAGGCACCAAGGAAGTCATGTGGACAACCTGTCCCCCATTCCTAGAGAAGGCAAAGGCGTCAGTTCTGATCAGGGCaggagataaagaaactgagctcATGTCCCACTTCTACCacaattttcttctttagcctttcACTCCAGACCAGTCAGAATCATTCTTGGAAACCATGACATTACACATCAGATACCTCCCTTAACAGAGATAATGACTGTGAAATAATTTAAGCACGTGCATATTTTTCAGAGTCATGTCTGGGCTCATGCCATCTCCAGTTTTCTAGAAAACCACTTCCCAACCCCTATGCCTACATtttctcacacacaaacacacacccaagAACTTCTCAAAGACAAGAGTAGATTTTTGTGCAAAAATTAAATGTTCTTACCTTTggagaaataatggaaaaataccGCTGACCACTCTCCCGTTTATAAAGGTAGTAAATGTTGCCAGGTTTTTTCACTATATTACAAGCTACATGGTGCAAGTCAGCATCTTTGCGAGCATCCTCCAATACCTAAGAACCGCAGAGATGTAACCAATTAGGTATTAGGTAACAGGCACTCATACTCAATGACCATCCCACTCAAACTCTGGAAACCGTTCAATGCCTAGGGTCTTGCTCCCCCGCAGCAGTGAATCATGACTGAGATCCAGATGATACTGAAGAGGAAAATTACACGATGGTACGCTACTATGCTGTAAAAATGCCTTTAGGAAAACTGTATTTCAAAACGTTGAGTGTTACTGGCTTCTGCatggtttttacatttctttccaatttttctgtGGTCAGtacatttcttttataactgTAAACATAGTTTCCCCTCAAAATGCTTTATCTATCTCACTGAGCTTTCTCCCAGTGAAAACACTTAACCTCTTGGTCTTATTCTA
This sequence is a window from Physeter macrocephalus isolate SW-GA chromosome 3, ASM283717v5, whole genome shotgun sequence. Protein-coding genes within it:
- the C3H1orf50 gene encoding uncharacterized protein C1orf50 homolog isoform X2 gives rise to the protein MGLLAQALQSRAARVVGRGRCCHGRRCNARDDPGSHRKPRSSVGGALVELTPTPGGLALVSPYHTHRVGDPLDLVALAEQVQKANEFVRANATNKLTVIAEQIKHLQEQARKVLEDARKDADLHHVACNIVKKPGNIYYLYKRESGQRYFSIISPKEWGTGCPHDFLGAYKLQHDLSWAPYENAEKQDAKISIVNKLPSQPVALPPSAEPSFRGFTSTESGL
- the C3H1orf50 gene encoding uncharacterized protein C1orf50 homolog isoform X1, producing the protein MEDGATPGTTQGVIENQGVLSAAGALVELTPTPGGLALVSPYHTHRVGDPLDLVALAEQVQKANEFVRANATNKLTVIAEQIKHLQEQARKVLEDARKDADLHHVACNIVKKPGNIYYLYKRESGQRYFSIISPKEWGTGCPHDFLGAYKLQHDLSWAPYENAEKQDAKISIVNKLPSQPVALPPSAEPSFRGFTSTESGL